The sequence below is a genomic window from Oreochromis niloticus isolate F11D_XX linkage group LG3, O_niloticus_UMD_NMBU, whole genome shotgun sequence.
AAAAAACACTGGTTCAAATATTTACTTCTCCTTTCCCTGTTTATTCTTCATCTACCTTTCTGTTTACTTACTGCTTTATTTTCAAAACTAGTCACTGATGTGGATTTTTATATTTCTACTTAcctcctttgttttttctcctctccgcttattattttttttatttgggttCACCTTTGCCTTATCAGCCTTTTTCTATTCAGTCTAGCCTAATGTgcatttggtttatttttttttattttcatctagCCAGTTAGCGAGTATATTTTTTACCTGCCGTTATTgtgcattttattgttttttgtttattttgcagtGTCCTTTTCTTTGAAACCCTGCTAATGTTTTGTTGGTGTAGATTGGAAAGATCATCAACAGTATGCTCATTAATACATGCATATACATTCAAGATCTACAAAAAATGACACATAAAGCTACTTTCtcaattttttttactttttttcaggAGCTAATCACCAGACAATTGACCAAGAACCAGCATCCATGACCATCCAAGTTGGCGACTCAGTGACGTTCAACTGTACAGTACACACTGGAACCTGTGATGAAGAACATAGTGTCTACTGGTTTAGACACGGATCCCACCCAGGAATtgttcacacacatataaacacaagtAAACCCGTCTCTGTGAAGTCTCCTTCACAGAGCTGTGTGTACCATTTGCATAAAATGAACCTTAGTTCCTTTGATACTGGAACCTATTACTGTGCAGTGTCCTCCTGTGGGGAGATACTGTTTGGTAATGGAAGCAAGCTTATCATCAGAGATGATGTTAAAGACCGAGATGCTGAGGTAAAAATTTTGGTGTGGCTCTCTATCATTAGAGCCGGGATTCTCTTGTTCTTTCTACCCTCatgtatttgtgtatttgtcAGAAAAAGCTGTTAATTCAGCAAACTTGTGTTACGCAAAACTTAAACACAAGTTTATTTGTtcaagaagaaaacagattaaGAGATGAA
It includes:
- the LOC100708364 gene encoding uncharacterized protein LOC100708364 isoform X2, translated to MHLCITLCGIFHLSAVIQSATVKQDTGVRFAAIGDNVTLQCFYESQVAMHFSWYRQFLGSQPKLLSTIYKYDKPSEVLHTLEKNPRFSVERKEGTNHLQISGVHLSDSATYYCGSSHSNMVEFGEGIFLSVRGANHQTIDQEPASMTIQVGDSVTFNCTVHTGTCDEEHSVYWFRHGSHPGIVHTHINTSKPVSVKSPSQSCVYHLHKMNLSSFDTGTYYCAVSSCGEILFGNGSKLIIRDDVKDRDAEVKILVWLSIIRAGILLFFLPSCICVFVRKSC